In Geminocystis sp. NIES-3709, a single genomic region encodes these proteins:
- a CDS encoding mannose-1-phosphate guanylyltransferase translates to MTTKKFIPVILAGGKGERFWPLSRVQYPKQFLCLDRTGRSLLQNTALRLLSLAQGWENIIVITSELLAEGVKQQLPLLPLNNILVEPMGKDTAPAVTWASLYIKSYYGNDSIVGFFPADHYIGNQEEFEKIIETGVNFAQENEAIVTLGIKPDYPSTGYGYIEQGEVTTEKNNRPIYRVTRFTEKPDRVTAEKFIATNRYSWNSGMFIFQVDIVLKELEKYAPEILQNLQEKGKLAYQDLEKISIDYALMEKTTLAYIIPSDFGWDDLGDWNALERLLTPEESNVVIGNHINLDTKNSIIYNNQSEEVIMTIGLEDVVIVREGNATLVVNKNKTQDIKKALQILQQKKDSQNFL, encoded by the coding sequence ATGACTACTAAAAAATTTATACCTGTTATTTTAGCTGGAGGAAAAGGCGAAAGATTTTGGCCTCTTAGTCGTGTACAATATCCTAAACAATTTCTTTGTCTCGATCGAACTGGGAGAAGTTTACTACAAAATACTGCCCTTCGACTATTATCTTTAGCACAAGGATGGGAAAATATTATTGTTATTACCTCCGAGTTATTAGCGGAAGGTGTAAAACAGCAATTACCTCTATTACCCCTAAATAATATTTTAGTCGAGCCAATGGGAAAAGATACTGCCCCTGCCGTAACATGGGCTAGTCTATATATTAAATCTTATTATGGCAACGACTCGATCGTGGGTTTTTTTCCGGCTGATCACTATATAGGTAATCAAGAAGAATTTGAAAAAATTATTGAGACAGGGGTGAATTTTGCCCAAGAAAATGAGGCTATTGTAACTTTAGGTATCAAACCGGATTATCCTAGTACTGGTTATGGTTATATTGAACAAGGAGAAGTTACTACAGAAAAAAATAATCGCCCAATATATAGAGTAACTCGTTTTACCGAAAAGCCCGATCGAGTCACTGCCGAAAAATTTATCGCCACAAATAGATATAGTTGGAATAGTGGAATGTTCATTTTTCAGGTTGACATAGTCTTAAAAGAATTAGAAAAATATGCCCCAGAAATTTTACAAAACCTACAAGAAAAAGGGAAATTGGCTTATCAAGACTTAGAAAAAATTAGTATCGATTATGCCTTAATGGAAAAGACAACCCTTGCTTATATAATTCCCTCTGATTTTGGTTGGGATGACTTGGGAGATTGGAATGCCTTAGAAAGATTGTTAACCCCAGAAGAAAGTAACGTAGTAATTGGTAATCATATCAATCTCGATACAAAAAACTCCATTATTTATAACAATCAATCAGAAGAAGTGATTATGACAATAGGCTTAGAAGACGTAGTAATAGTAAGAGAAGGTAACGCCACCCTCGTAGTTAATAAAAACAAAACCCAAGACATAAAAAAAGCCTTACAAATTCTACAACAAAAAAAAGATAGTCAAAATTTTCTCTAA